A genomic stretch from Pararhizobium sp. IMCC21322 includes:
- a CDS encoding response regulator gives MSVTEAVQTPQAGNAASGAMLEDDAPHLLIVDDDSRIRSLLSRFLTDKGFRVTLAENAKSARNYLQNFHFDLMILDVMMPGESGIELTESLREDNNIAILMLTARAETDHRISGLSAGVDDYLAKPFDPTELLLRVNSILRRSSVPAVPLVEFVCFGPYTFHLARGELKRGDTIIRLTDREKEMLRSFSERAGQTVPRHELLGEEADASERTVDVQINRLRRKIETDPSNPLFLQTVRGVGYRLMSE, from the coding sequence ATGAGTGTTACAGAAGCTGTTCAAACACCCCAGGCAGGCAACGCAGCCAGTGGGGCCATGCTTGAAGACGATGCGCCTCACCTTCTAATCGTCGATGATGACAGTCGCATACGGTCATTGTTGTCGCGCTTCCTGACGGATAAGGGGTTTCGGGTGACCCTTGCCGAAAATGCTAAATCGGCACGAAACTACCTCCAGAACTTTCATTTCGATCTGATGATTCTGGATGTCATGATGCCCGGCGAGAGCGGCATTGAGCTGACAGAATCCCTGCGTGAAGACAACAATATAGCAATTTTGATGCTCACGGCCCGTGCGGAAACAGATCATAGAATTTCAGGTTTGAGCGCCGGTGTTGATGACTATCTGGCAAAGCCGTTTGATCCGACCGAGTTGCTTCTGCGCGTGAACAGCATTTTACGGCGCAGTTCTGTTCCCGCTGTACCTTTGGTCGAGTTTGTCTGCTTCGGACCCTATACTTTTCACCTGGCAAGGGGGGAATTGAAGCGCGGTGATACGATCATCAGACTGACTGATCGTGAAAAAGAAATGCTGCGCAGCTTTTCCGAGCGTGCCGGCCAGACAGTGCCGCGTCATGAACTTCTTGGTGAAGAGGCCGATGCCAGCGAGCGCACCGTTGATGTTCAGATCAACCGGCTGCGGCGCAAGATCGAGACAGACCCATCAAATCCCCTGTTCCTGCAAACAGTTCGTGGTGTTGGCTATCGGCTCATGTCAGAATAG
- a CDS encoding MarR family winged helix-turn-helix transcriptional regulator, giving the protein MSEISKSDADELRGADLADSASDETVFIELLFFAYRDFVSDPDALLQEYGFGRAHHRVVHFVARNPGISVAELLDILQITKQSLARVLKQLVETGFVQQQQGAQDRRQRLLFTTEKGEALFDKLREPQSRRIKNALSGLDARDRAGAERFLSYLINEDERSMALRLSNAVDR; this is encoded by the coding sequence ATGAGTGAAATTTCAAAAAGTGATGCTGACGAATTGCGAGGCGCTGACCTTGCTGACTCAGCATCGGATGAAACTGTATTTATCGAATTGCTGTTCTTCGCTTATCGCGACTTTGTGAGTGATCCTGATGCATTGCTGCAGGAATATGGTTTTGGGCGTGCCCATCATCGTGTGGTTCACTTCGTGGCGCGCAATCCGGGGATTTCGGTGGCTGAATTGCTGGATATACTCCAGATCACCAAGCAAAGTCTGGCTCGGGTGTTGAAGCAATTGGTGGAAACGGGTTTCGTTCAGCAGCAACAGGGTGCGCAGGATCGGCGACAAAGGCTGTTGTTTACGACCGAGAAGGGCGAGGCGCTGTTCGATAAGTTGCGAGAGCCACAGTCTCGCCGCATCAAAAATGCATTAAGTGGACTTGATGCCCGTGATCGCGCAGGGGCGGAGCGATTTTTATCCTATCTTATTAACGAGGATGAACGCTCTATGGCGTTGCGCCTATCCAATGCAGTTGATCGTTAG
- a CDS encoding branched-chain amino acid aminotransferase, translating to MAGVPFDQMKGDIWYNGKFVPWADAQLHVLTHGLHYASSVFEGERAYSGKIFKLEEHTQRLHKSAEILGFEIPFSADALNEATLELLKRQNLVDAYIRPIAWRGSEMMGVSAQRNTINVAIAAWAWPSYFDPEERLKGIRLDMAQYRRPDPRTAPCNSKAAGLYMICTLSKHAAEKNGYADALMLDWRGQVAEATGANIFFIKDGVIHTPIPDCFLDGITRRTAIDLAKRRGFEVIERVILPEEMAEFEQCFLTGTATEVTPVSEIGPYSFSVGEMVRTLMQDYDRLVNGQLAQTAAAE from the coding sequence ATGGCTGGAGTTCCGTTTGACCAAATGAAAGGTGATATTTGGTACAATGGCAAATTTGTCCCCTGGGCAGATGCGCAACTGCATGTCCTGACCCACGGTTTGCATTACGCAAGTTCAGTATTTGAGGGAGAGCGCGCCTATTCGGGGAAGATCTTCAAACTGGAAGAACACACCCAACGGCTACATAAATCCGCTGAGATCCTCGGATTTGAGATTCCCTTCAGCGCCGATGCGCTGAACGAAGCAACACTGGAACTACTGAAACGTCAGAACCTCGTAGACGCCTATATTCGCCCCATTGCATGGCGCGGCAGCGAAATGATGGGCGTCTCGGCACAACGCAATACCATTAATGTGGCCATTGCGGCCTGGGCATGGCCATCCTATTTCGACCCGGAAGAGCGTTTGAAGGGGATTCGTCTGGATATGGCGCAGTATCGCCGGCCAGACCCAAGAACAGCCCCCTGCAACTCAAAGGCCGCAGGGCTATACATGATCTGCACCCTGTCCAAACACGCAGCAGAGAAAAACGGCTATGCCGATGCCTTGATGCTGGACTGGCGCGGTCAGGTTGCCGAAGCAACCGGGGCCAACATTTTCTTCATTAAAGATGGTGTCATTCATACGCCAATTCCAGACTGTTTTCTGGACGGCATTACACGCCGCACTGCCATAGATCTGGCAAAACGCCGTGGATTTGAAGTGATTGAAAGAGTTATTCTTCCAGAGGAAATGGCCGAATTCGAGCAATGTTTCCTCACCGGAACCGCAACTGAAGTAACACCAGTATCAGAGATTGGGCCATACAGTTTCTCTGTTGGCGAGATGGTCCGCACTTTGATGCAGGACTATGACAGGCTCGTTAACGGCCAACTCGCTCAAACCGCAGCAGCCGAATAG
- a CDS encoding cold-shock protein — translation MRQSGTVKFFNGSKGFGFITPDDGSTDVFVHISAVQASGLPELQDNMRVSFETEPDKRGKGPKAVDLQMEG, via the coding sequence ATGCGCCAAAGTGGCACGGTAAAGTTTTTCAACGGCTCCAAAGGGTTCGGCTTCATCACTCCAGATGATGGCAGTACCGACGTTTTTGTCCATATTTCAGCAGTGCAGGCGTCAGGCCTGCCGGAATTGCAGGACAATATGCGTGTGTCTTTTGAAACAGAACCGGATAAACGCGGCAAAGGCCCTAAGGCCGTTGACCTGCAAATGGAAGGTTAA
- a CDS encoding DM13 domain-containing protein codes for MKKILLTAFVAGAIGFVAGNAFWYLASPLWIDNVVSEELPAALQTNQVAQGSFRDADSSHKGKGNATIFEIATGSNVLHLTDFETTNGPDLEVWLVKASDIQSSADVKGSDWLSLGQLKGNIGDQTYIIPEGTDISEYLSVVIWCEQFGVLFSPADLSS; via the coding sequence ATGAAGAAAATTCTACTAACCGCTTTTGTTGCTGGCGCCATCGGCTTTGTTGCCGGGAATGCCTTCTGGTATCTTGCCTCGCCCTTGTGGATCGACAATGTTGTTTCCGAAGAGCTGCCGGCCGCGCTGCAGACCAATCAGGTGGCACAGGGCAGCTTCCGCGACGCTGACAGCTCGCATAAGGGCAAAGGCAATGCGACCATTTTTGAGATTGCGACCGGTTCAAATGTTTTGCATCTGACTGATTTTGAAACGACGAATGGGCCTGATCTGGAAGTTTGGCTGGTCAAGGCTTCCGATATACAGTCATCAGCGGATGTGAAGGGTAGCGATTGGCTCTCATTGGGTCAGCTCAAGGGTAACATTGGCGATCAAACCTACATTATCCCTGAAGGAACTGACATCTCCGAATATCTCTCAGTTGTGATCTGGTGCGAGCAATTTGGTGTGCTTTTCTCTCCGGCAGATTTGTCGAGCTGA
- a CDS encoding flagellar motor protein MotB: protein MPRKARGGGGNGAPDWLVTFADLMSLLVCFFVLIISFSIQDKEKLQVVAGSMREAFGVRSDSRKAGMIEIEGTPVRDYARRVAAVERDTDTDYSDVRHDEKRNQGPEANTHDIEKAEIEVPRQFATAAASLRQAWQEMPEIAELSKNIIMTETEEGLNIQLVDQDGQAMFAEGSKFPEETARKLIKAMAPVIRDMPNRVSITGHTTASSSLATSYYTTWELSADRANAVRGLLSENGIRNDRFHSVTGKSDQEPLFPNDPFLAANRRVSILLMAEKPPLPPGFKP, encoded by the coding sequence ATGCCTCGCAAGGCCCGCGGTGGCGGCGGGAACGGTGCCCCGGACTGGCTCGTGACCTTTGCCGATCTCATGTCTTTGCTTGTGTGTTTCTTCGTTCTGATTATCTCATTTTCCATTCAGGATAAGGAAAAGCTGCAGGTTGTTGCCGGGTCCATGCGTGAGGCCTTTGGTGTGCGCTCTGATTCTCGCAAGGCCGGGATGATTGAAATTGAAGGTACGCCCGTGCGGGATTATGCACGGCGCGTTGCTGCTGTTGAGCGCGATACAGATACGGATTACTCGGATGTGCGCCACGATGAGAAGCGCAATCAGGGTCCCGAAGCCAACACACACGATATTGAAAAAGCTGAAATTGAAGTGCCTCGCCAGTTTGCCACTGCAGCGGCATCTCTGCGTCAGGCCTGGCAGGAAATGCCAGAGATTGCCGAATTGTCAAAAAACATCATCATGACAGAAACCGAAGAAGGGCTGAACATTCAGTTGGTCGATCAGGATGGTCAGGCGATGTTTGCCGAAGGGTCGAAGTTTCCTGAAGAGACGGCCCGAAAGCTCATCAAGGCAATGGCCCCCGTGATTCGCGACATGCCAAATCGTGTCTCCATTACCGGGCATACGACAGCCTCCAGTTCCCTGGCGACATCCTACTACACGACTTGGGAACTTTCCGCTGACCGCGCCAATGCGGTGCGTGGTCTGCTCAGTGAAAACGGCATCCGCAATGACCGTTTTCATTCGGTGACAGGCAAATCTGATCAGGAACCCTTGTTCCCGAATGACCCGTTTCTGGCCGCAAATCGGCGGGTCAGTATTCTGTTGATGGCTGAGAAGCCTCCCTTGCCACCTGGGTTCAAGCCCTAG
- a CDS encoding motility protein A has translation MDLASILGIVISFSVVVVAIFLGGNLSQFVDVPSMLIVIGGGLAATLIRFPLSGLMGAFATGSRVAFKHKKSDARSLIEKIAELADVVRRSGPLGLEEVVVSDPTLAKGVQYVTDGYEAAFIRDAMERERDLFLERLEEGQRVFKALGDSAPAFGMIGTLVGLVQMLANMDDPSAIGPSMAIALLTTLYGALIANVICMPVADKLGSKFKTEELNQSLIIDGVMQLRGNKSPDAVKEALISYLPESARTGIQASEAA, from the coding sequence ATGGATCTGGCTTCCATTCTTGGCATAGTCATCAGTTTTTCTGTTGTCGTTGTAGCGATTTTTCTGGGCGGCAATCTTTCACAGTTTGTGGATGTTCCCTCTATGCTTATTGTGATCGGCGGCGGTCTGGCCGCAACACTGATCCGATTTCCCCTGTCGGGGCTGATGGGCGCTTTTGCAACCGGCAGCAGAGTGGCGTTCAAGCATAAAAAGTCAGATGCACGCAGCCTGATCGAGAAAATTGCAGAGCTGGCGGACGTTGTTCGACGCAGCGGACCATTGGGCCTTGAGGAAGTTGTGGTAAGCGACCCAACCCTGGCAAAGGGCGTTCAATACGTTACCGATGGGTACGAAGCGGCTTTCATCCGTGATGCGATGGAGCGGGAGCGGGACCTTTTTCTGGAACGTCTTGAAGAAGGGCAGCGCGTTTTCAAGGCGCTTGGTGATTCTGCCCCGGCCTTTGGGATGATCGGGACCCTGGTTGGTCTTGTGCAGATGCTGGCCAACATGGATGATCCATCCGCTATTGGCCCATCCATGGCGATCGCGTTGCTGACGACACTTTACGGAGCTCTTATCGCAAACGTGATCTGTATGCCGGTTGCCGATAAGTTGGGATCAAAATTCAAGACTGAAGAACTGAACCAGAGCCTGATTATCGATGGCGTGATGCAGCTTCGGGGTAATAAAAGCCCGGATGCCGTAAAGGAAGCCCTGATTTCATACCTGCCAGAAAGCGCCAGGACGGGAATTCAGGCGAGCGAGGCAGCTTAA
- a CDS encoding SIS domain-containing protein: MTRLTSVASDLPDTTVSVRTSLQTGILGVEAVLSALEGPLSQAIADAIDIMLGIKGRVIVTGMGKSGHVAGKLAATFASTGTPSFFVHPAEASHGDLGMITEHDAVLALSWSGETPELSNLIQYSRRYNVPLIAITCGADSALARASDVVLALPKIKEACPHGLAPTTSTLLQLALGDALAVALLEARGFSANDFGVFHPGGKLGATLRYVRDIMHRGESLPLVSSQTSMKEAIVLMTAKGFGALGIVDGAERLIGIITDGDLRRHLEGDLLALSVDDVMTRDPKSISEDMLAAKALEVLHSSQITAVFVVKDDKAVGILHLHDLLRIGAA, translated from the coding sequence GTGACCCGACTGACTTCTGTTGCTTCTGACCTGCCCGACACAACTGTTTCCGTGCGCACAAGTTTGCAGACCGGAATTCTGGGCGTGGAAGCTGTGCTCTCGGCGCTGGAGGGACCGCTCTCGCAGGCCATTGCTGATGCGATCGATATAATGCTCGGCATCAAGGGGCGGGTGATTGTGACTGGTATGGGTAAAAGTGGTCATGTCGCGGGAAAGCTTGCTGCAACGTTTGCCTCCACTGGAACACCATCATTTTTTGTCCATCCCGCTGAAGCCAGCCATGGCGATCTGGGAATGATTACAGAACATGATGCGGTTCTGGCCTTGTCCTGGTCTGGCGAGACACCGGAATTGAGCAATCTGATCCAATATTCCAGACGCTACAATGTGCCGTTGATCGCAATTACGTGTGGTGCAGACAGTGCCCTTGCAAGAGCGTCAGACGTGGTTCTGGCTTTGCCGAAGATCAAGGAAGCCTGCCCACATGGTCTTGCACCGACAACGTCGACACTGTTGCAACTGGCCTTGGGTGACGCATTGGCGGTTGCCCTGCTGGAGGCAAGAGGCTTCAGTGCCAATGATTTTGGTGTGTTTCATCCGGGCGGTAAACTCGGCGCGACGTTGCGGTATGTGCGCGACATCATGCATCGCGGTGAATCTCTGCCGCTGGTTTCCAGTCAGACTTCTATGAAGGAAGCTATTGTCCTGATGACGGCGAAAGGCTTTGGCGCACTTGGCATTGTTGATGGCGCAGAGCGTTTGATCGGTATTATCACTGATGGCGATTTGCGGCGGCATCTGGAGGGCGATCTGTTGGCGCTCTCGGTTGATGACGTGATGACGCGGGATCCCAAATCAATTTCCGAGGACATGCTGGCAGCAAAAGCACTGGAGGTGCTTCATTCCTCGCAGATCACAGCGGTGTTTGTCGTCAAGGATGACAAGGCTGTCGGCATTCTGCATCTTCACGATTTGCTGCGCATTGGTGCGGCGTAA
- a CDS encoding outer membrane beta-barrel protein, translated as MARQLTRAIFNAIMFSLCLVSLASAQEQGVFDADNLEFRDTEVQPQDTETGLRLGSFQVNSQVEVGLSHQRTETTQDSNETTQTFSAETQIQSQWSRHELRLETRLEAASRRGLRVQDWTVGIVASGRRDISGRLSANAELRLSHDASEDDQNQTNYGATAGLRIAPGPLEMNLRGSVDLRRVGDPVAGSENGNDFRDLEAEVRVAYNRGAILAPFVETRVTHRRTGMIDGFDGDATRWELRTGLQIDRGEKLTGEVSVGIGHIRPKDSGRDQLNALLWAASLTWSPVRLTTVTATASTGLEFSQTTDLTASTMTSGIRSTDIALRVERSFNHRLNGFAAADYNYSSYSDIDRSDETMLFSTGLTYTLTPDSSLFASFTHERTQSSGSDQAEDDEINNGLAVRLQIRH; from the coding sequence GTGGCGCGACAGCTGACCCGAGCGATCTTCAATGCAATCATGTTCAGTCTGTGTCTGGTGTCTTTGGCATCTGCGCAGGAGCAAGGGGTATTTGATGCGGACAATCTTGAGTTCAGGGACACAGAAGTGCAGCCGCAAGATACCGAGACCGGGCTGCGGCTGGGAAGCTTTCAGGTCAACTCTCAGGTCGAAGTAGGTCTTTCCCATCAACGAACCGAAACGACACAGGACAGCAACGAGACAACACAAACCTTCAGCGCGGAAACTCAGATCCAGTCCCAGTGGTCCCGACATGAGTTGCGCTTGGAAACCCGTTTGGAGGCTGCAAGCCGTCGCGGCCTCAGGGTTCAGGACTGGACTGTTGGGATCGTTGCAAGTGGCAGACGTGACATCTCCGGCAGACTGTCCGCAAATGCTGAATTACGTCTGTCTCATGATGCCTCGGAAGACGATCAGAACCAAACCAATTACGGCGCAACCGCAGGACTGCGGATTGCCCCGGGTCCGCTTGAGATGAATCTACGTGGTTCTGTCGATTTACGCAGAGTTGGCGATCCGGTTGCAGGCTCCGAAAACGGAAATGATTTCCGGGATCTGGAAGCTGAAGTGCGGGTCGCCTACAATCGTGGTGCCATCCTCGCCCCGTTTGTGGAAACACGCGTAACGCATCGCCGCACTGGAATGATCGACGGATTTGATGGTGACGCGACCCGGTGGGAATTGCGCACCGGTCTTCAGATCGACCGAGGAGAAAAGCTGACAGGTGAGGTGTCCGTCGGGATCGGCCATATCAGACCAAAAGATTCTGGGCGTGACCAGCTCAATGCCCTGCTGTGGGCCGCATCACTGACCTGGTCACCGGTTCGCCTCACCACGGTAACGGCGACAGCATCCACTGGCCTGGAATTCAGTCAAACAACAGATCTGACCGCCAGCACTATGACAAGTGGCATCCGTTCCACCGACATCGCCCTGCGCGTTGAGCGCAGTTTCAACCATCGTCTCAATGGCTTCGCAGCCGCCGACTATAATTACAGCTCCTACAGCGATATCGACCGCAGCGATGAAACCATGCTGTTTTCGACCGGCCTGACATATACGCTCACACCAGACAGCAGTCTGTTTGCCAGCTTCACGCATGAACGCACCCAAAGCAGTGGCAGCGATCAGGCAGAAGACGATGAGATAAACAATGGCTTGGCGGTCAGGCTACAGATTCGGCACTAG
- the galU gene encoding UTP--glucose-1-phosphate uridylyltransferase GalU — MSQRIRKAVFPVAGLGTRFLPATKAMPKEMLTVVDRPVIQYAVDEARAAGIEHFIFVTGRNKGVIEDHFDVQVELEATLEERGKTEALAELRRDLPAAGSSSFTRQQAPLGLGHAVWCARELVGNEPFALLLPDMVMKAETPCLANMCSLYERTGGNILSVEQCEPELTHRYGIVGVGDDVPDGAGSAFKISEMVEKPDPSVAPSNLFINGRYILQPEIFDILSRQKAGAGNEIQITDAMVELMSDQSFFGQEFHGQTFDCGSKIGFLAANVAFALDREDIESGFRAELDVILGL, encoded by the coding sequence ATGTCGCAGCGCATACGTAAGGCAGTTTTCCCTGTGGCGGGCCTGGGTACCCGTTTTCTCCCGGCCACCAAAGCCATGCCAAAAGAAATGCTGACGGTCGTGGACCGTCCAGTGATTCAATATGCGGTGGATGAAGCGCGTGCTGCGGGTATTGAGCATTTTATTTTTGTCACTGGCCGGAACAAGGGCGTTATTGAAGACCATTTCGATGTTCAGGTCGAATTGGAAGCAACCCTGGAAGAACGTGGTAAAACCGAGGCCTTGGCAGAGTTGCGCAGGGATTTGCCTGCAGCGGGCTCTTCCAGTTTTACCCGCCAGCAAGCGCCGCTCGGGCTGGGCCATGCAGTGTGGTGCGCACGAGAACTTGTTGGAAATGAACCATTCGCTTTGCTGTTGCCGGATATGGTCATGAAGGCGGAAACACCGTGCCTGGCTAATATGTGCAGCTTATACGAGCGCACTGGCGGCAATATTCTGTCGGTGGAGCAATGTGAGCCGGAATTGACCCACCGATACGGTATTGTGGGCGTCGGCGATGATGTGCCGGATGGCGCGGGCAGTGCCTTCAAGATTTCAGAGATGGTTGAAAAGCCAGATCCAAGCGTAGCGCCGTCCAATCTGTTCATCAATGGACGCTACATTTTGCAGCCTGAAATCTTTGACATCCTGTCGCGTCAGAAAGCGGGCGCGGGCAATGAGATTCAGATCACCGATGCGATGGTTGAATTGATGTCGGATCAGTCTTTCTTCGGGCAGGAATTCCATGGGCAGACATTTGATTGCGGCTCAAAAATCGGATTTTTGGCGGCTAATGTTGCGTTTGCTCTGGACCGCGAAGACATCGAAAGTGGCTTCCGGGCTGAATTGGATGTTATTCTGGGGCTTTAG
- a CDS encoding lytic murein transglycosylase, translating into MTKVHLRFLSALFAVAFLFPANAYADAFDNWVRDFWPTARAAGVSANTYNAAFAGVRPDETILKSASNQAEFVRPIWSYLDSAISEKRLSNGKQKLIEYRSTLDAIEARYGVDRHIVVAVWGMESSYGAVLDNPKIVKSVIRSLATLAYADRRRKKFGRTQLVAALKILERGDIDPAGMTGSWAGAMGHTQFIPTTYQAYAVDFDGDGRRNIWTSIPDALGSTAAYLKKMGWRTGETWGYEVVLPSNFNYELADEKTQRTLAEWNRLGVGRTGSRAFPRPTDKAGLFMPSGARGPAFLLLKNFRVIKRYNNANSYALAVGHLGDRLRGGDTFAKSWPRDAKPLTRSDKKALQQLLQAKGLYNGAIDGKIGVRSRAAIRQYQNKIGHIPDGYASTDILGKLKGS; encoded by the coding sequence ATGACGAAAGTTCATCTGCGTTTCCTATCGGCGCTCTTCGCTGTCGCATTTCTTTTCCCTGCAAATGCTTATGCAGACGCGTTTGACAATTGGGTTCGCGATTTCTGGCCAACCGCTCGCGCCGCAGGCGTCTCTGCAAACACTTATAATGCGGCTTTCGCCGGTGTTCGCCCTGACGAGACAATTCTGAAAAGTGCCAGCAATCAGGCCGAATTTGTGCGCCCGATCTGGAGTTATCTTGACAGCGCCATTTCGGAAAAGAGACTGTCGAATGGCAAACAGAAACTGATTGAATATCGCTCAACTCTGGATGCCATTGAGGCGCGTTACGGCGTTGACCGACATATTGTTGTTGCCGTGTGGGGCATGGAATCTTCCTATGGGGCCGTGCTGGACAATCCAAAAATTGTCAAAAGCGTAATCCGCTCCCTTGCCACGCTTGCGTATGCAGATCGCAGGCGCAAAAAATTCGGACGCACGCAATTGGTAGCAGCGCTCAAGATTCTTGAACGCGGCGACATCGATCCCGCCGGCATGACCGGGTCCTGGGCAGGCGCCATGGGCCACACTCAGTTCATCCCGACAACGTATCAGGCCTATGCGGTTGATTTCGATGGTGATGGCCGTCGAAACATCTGGACCTCCATTCCCGACGCATTGGGTTCTACGGCTGCCTATCTGAAGAAGATGGGCTGGCGCACTGGTGAAACATGGGGTTACGAAGTCGTCCTTCCCAGCAACTTCAATTATGAACTTGCTGATGAAAAGACGCAGCGAACCCTGGCAGAGTGGAACCGGCTTGGTGTTGGCCGCACCGGCTCCAGAGCATTCCCAAGGCCGACCGACAAAGCCGGGCTTTTCATGCCAAGCGGTGCAAGAGGCCCTGCGTTTCTGCTGCTGAAAAACTTTCGGGTGATCAAGCGCTACAATAACGCCAATTCCTATGCTCTTGCTGTTGGCCATCTGGGAGACCGGTTGCGCGGCGGCGACACATTTGCAAAAAGCTGGCCCAGGGACGCCAAGCCCCTCACCCGTTCAGACAAAAAGGCATTGCAGCAATTGCTGCAGGCCAAAGGTCTCTATAATGGTGCAATCGACGGTAAGATCGGGGTCAGATCTCGCGCAGCCATTCGCCAGTACCAGAATAAAATAGGCCACATTCCGGACGGTTACGCTTCGACCGATATTCTCGGTAAGCTCAAGGGTAGCTAA
- a CDS encoding DUF459 domain-containing protein — MRNRTWNFGSKQLSRVVLIGICLTILSLVAEPATAAPVIKPSLPASAGLPVIQVQEGGFLKRLFRGRRAKREPQRAQPKANRPRVKRSQPRPPAQVIQSAPEIKQVDKNPDARRILVLGDFFGASLALGLAESFAQDRTVAIDSSTNGTSGFVRYDTFNWDAHLRTVLSDPDLGGKADLIVVMMGGNDRQFFRSPQRISLDTNAWREQYEANVDAFAERLEATELPVIWVGMPPVRGPKTSAHLANLTTTFKSEAEEIGARYVDIWDAFANEAGVYDDNGPDINGQQAQLRRSDGFGLSTAGREKLTFFVKRQVDRYLSGSGAVAGTPGGVVFTEDGPVIPLSGFALEDAISLKGGVPLVGPPMDPGKPWEEVSNAYNVLIRGVALNAPTTRADNFSWPPQIE, encoded by the coding sequence ATGCGTAATCGGACCTGGAACTTCGGATCAAAGCAGCTGTCCCGCGTTGTCCTGATCGGCATCTGCCTGACAATTTTGAGTCTGGTAGCAGAGCCAGCCACCGCAGCGCCCGTGATCAAGCCATCCCTGCCCGCTTCGGCAGGTCTGCCAGTGATTCAGGTGCAGGAAGGTGGATTTCTGAAACGCCTTTTCCGCGGCAGACGCGCCAAGCGTGAGCCGCAAAGAGCGCAGCCAAAAGCGAACAGACCTCGGGTCAAACGTTCCCAGCCACGCCCGCCAGCCCAAGTCATACAAAGTGCGCCTGAGATTAAACAGGTCGACAAAAACCCCGATGCACGCCGGATTCTTGTGCTGGGGGATTTCTTTGGGGCCAGCCTTGCGCTGGGCCTTGCCGAGAGTTTTGCACAGGACAGAACTGTCGCCATTGATTCTTCAACAAACGGCACGTCCGGCTTTGTACGCTACGACACATTCAACTGGGACGCTCATCTGAGAACCGTTCTGAGCGATCCCGACTTGGGCGGCAAGGCTGATTTGATTGTCGTCATGATGGGTGGCAATGACCGCCAGTTCTTCCGCTCTCCGCAGCGCATCAGCCTGGACACGAACGCGTGGCGCGAACAATATGAAGCCAATGTAGATGCCTTCGCTGAAAGACTTGAAGCGACCGAACTCCCCGTTATCTGGGTTGGTATGCCGCCGGTACGAGGGCCCAAAACCTCAGCGCATCTGGCCAATCTGACAACCACTTTCAAATCGGAAGCAGAGGAAATCGGCGCGCGCTATGTCGATATCTGGGATGCCTTTGCCAATGAAGCAGGTGTCTATGATGACAATGGGCCCGACATCAATGGCCAGCAAGCACAGTTGCGGCGCAGCGATGGATTTGGTCTCAGTACAGCCGGACGTGAAAAGCTCACCTTCTTCGTCAAACGTCAGGTGGATCGATATCTCAGCGGCAGTGGTGCTGTTGCTGGCACACCAGGCGGGGTTGTCTTTACCGAAGATGGCCCGGTCATTCCGCTCTCCGGTTTTGCCCTGGAAGATGCCATTTCTTTGAAGGGTGGCGTACCGCTGGTCGGCCCGCCGATGGACCCGGGCAAGCCATGGGAAGAGGTTTCCAACGCGTATAACGTGCTGATCCGGGGCGTCGCTCTGAATGCGCCAACCACCCGCGCAGACAATTTCTCGTGGCCGCCGCAAATAGAATAA